Within Inmirania thermothiophila, the genomic segment CGCGGTCTTCGGCCGGATCCCGCGCTGGTTCGTGCCCGGCCACCCCATCGCCGGCACCGAGCGCAGCGGCGTCGAGGCGGCCTTCGCCGAGCTGTTCGAGGATCACCGCGTGCTGCTCACCCCGGTCGCGGAGACCGACCCTGCGGCGGTGGAGCGGGTGCGGCGCATGTGGGAGGCCGCAGGCGCCGTGGTGGAGACCATGGAGGTGGCGCACCATGACGCCGTCCTCGCCGCCACCAGCCACCTGCCGCACATGCTCGCCTACGCCCTGGTGGACGCCCTCGCCCGTCTCGAGGGGCACGAGGAGATCTTCCGCTACGCCGCCGGGGGCTTTCGCGACTTCACCCGCATCGCCTCCAGCGACCCGGTGATGTGGCACGACATCTGCCTCGCCAACCGCGAGGCGCTCCTGGGGATGCTGCGCCGCTTCCAGGCGGATCTGGCGCGGCTCGCCGACGCGGTCGAGGCCGGCGACGGCGAGACCCTCCTCGCCACCTTCCGCCGCGCCAAGGCGGCGCGCGACGCCCACGTCCTCGGCCGCGGGGGAGGGTGACGGTGGCGCGCATCGACTACCGCGTCGCCCCCGGCGGCCGCCTGCGCGGCAGCGTCGAGGTGCCCGGGGACAAGTCCGTCTCCCACCGCGTGGTGATGCTGGGCGCCATCGCCGAGGGCACCACCGAGGCCGAGGGCTTCCTCGAGGGCGAGGATGCGCTCGCCACCGTGGCCGCCTTCCGCGCCATGGGGGTGGAGATCGAAGGGCCGCGCGAGGGGTGCATCCGCGTCCACGGCGTCGGCCTCCACGGCCTGCGCCCGCCCGAGGGCCCCCTCGACCTCGGCAACTCCGGGACCTCCATGCGCCTGCTCGCGGGCCTGCTCGCGGCCCAGCCCTTCGACACCGTGCTCACGGGCGACGCCTCCCTGCGCCGCCGCCCCATGCGGCGGGTGACGCAGCCGCTGCAGCTCATGGGCGCGCGCATCGAGACCACCCCCGAGGGCACGGCGCCCCTCGTCATCCGCGGCCGCCGGCGGCTGGCCGGGATCCACTACCCGATGCCGGTGGCCAGCGCCCAGGTCAAGTCGGCGCTGCTGCTCGCCGGGCTCTACGCCGAGGGGCGCACCTGCGTGGTGGAGCCGGCGCCGACCCGCGACCACACCGAGCGCATGCTGGCCGCCTTCGGCGCCCCCGTCCGGTTCGGCGACGGCACGGCCTGCGTCGAGGGCGGGGCGCGGCTGCGCGGGCGGCGGGTGCTGGTGCCCGGGGACCTCTCCTCGGCCGCCTTCCTCCTCGTGGGCGCCACCATCGCCCCGGGCTCGGAGCTGGAGCTGCGGGGCGTCGGCGTCAACCCGACGCGCACCGGCGTCCTCCACATCCTGCGCGCCATGGGGGCCGAGATCGAGGTCCTCGACCCGCGCGAGGCGGGCGGCGAACCGGTGGCCGACCTGCGTGTGCGCCACGCCCCCCTGCGCGGGATCGAGATCCCGCCGGAGTGGGTGCCGCTCGCCATCGACGAGTTCCCGGCGGTGTTCGTCGCCGCCGCCTGCGCCGAGGGCGAGACCGTGCTGCGCGGCGCCGCGGAGCTGCGGGTCAAGGAGAGCGACCGCATCGCCGCCATGGCCGAGGCCCTCCAGGGGGTCGGGATCGAGGCCCGGCCGCTGCCGGACGGCATCGTCGTCCGCGGCGGGCGCATCCGCGGCGGCAGCGTCTGGAGCCACGGCGACCATCGCGTGGCGATGGCCATGGCGGTGGCGGCGCTGCGCGCCGAGGGCACCGTCCTGGTGCGCGACTGCGCCGCGGTGGCGACCTCGTTCCCGGGCTTCGCCGAGCTCGCCGCCCGGCTCGGCCTCGGCATCGAAACGGTGGTGCGCTGAGGGGGGTGCCGGTGTTCCGTCCCCGCTTCCGCCTGGGCGACGTCCGCGTCCTCGCCCGCGAGACCTGCCACGACGGCTTCTTCCGCCTCGACCGCCTGCACCTTCGCCACGCCCTCTTCGGCGGCGGCGAGAGCCCGCCCCTGATGCGGGAGCTCTTCGTTCGCGGCGAGGCGGTGGCGGTGCTGCCCTACGACCCTGCGGCCGACGCCGTGGTCCTGGTGGAGCAGTTCCGGGTCGGCGCCCTCGCGCATCCGGCCGGTCCCTGGCTGCTGGAGATCGTGGCCGGCGTCTTCGACCACGGCGAGTCGGCGGAAGCGGTGGCGCGGCGCGAGGTGCGCGAGGAGACGGGCTGCGAGGCCACGGCGCTGTGGCCGCTGGGGCGGTTCTACACGAGCCCCGGGGCGAGCTCGGAGCGGATCCTGCTCTATCTCGCGCGGGTGCGGGCGCCCGCCGCAGGGGGGGTGTTCGGCCTCGCCGAGGAGGGCGAGGACATCCGCAGCCACGTCCTGCCGCTCGCGGAAGCGCTGGCCGGCATCGAGGCCGGCTGGATCGAGGCCTCCTACAGCATCATCGCGCTCCAGTGGCTCGCCCTCCACCGGACGCGGGTGCGCGCGGCCTGGGCCGAGGGCGGCTGAGGGTCGCGCTCAGAGGTCGAGGCGAAGCAGGTTCGGGTCGCGCTCCGCCTGCGCCCAGATCTCCTCGAAGCGCAGCCGCAGCGCCCGCGCCCGGGGCGGGTTGCAGAAGTCCAGCACGGCCTCGTAGCGCTCGGCGTGCTCGGTCTCCAGGACGCCCGTCTCGTCGGCGAGGACGAAGGCCTCGTCGAGCCCCTGGTGGTCGGGGCCGGCGCGGCGGATCTCCATCCGGCTCGGCAGCCGCCAGGCGAGGCGCAGGAGGCGGTGGCCGCGCGCCGCCACGGGCGCCGCATCCTGCACCACCACGCGCACCCGGGCGCGGGGGCTGCGCAGCAGCAGCGCCCGCACCGCCTCGGCCAGCCCCTCGTGGTCGAAGACGCGCGGATCGAGGGCCGGGCTGAAGATCGCGAGCTCGCGGCGGGCCTGGGCGGCGAGGCGCAGCACCGCCAGGCGGTGGGCCTCGAGGGTGGTGACGGCGATGGGGCCGCGGGTCTCGCCGAGGCGCCCGGCGGCGATGGCCGCGGGCTGCGCCGCCGCCTCGCTCATACGGCGCGGGCCTGCTCCGCGGCGAGCCCCACGTAGTCGCGCGGGGTCAGGGCGAGCAGCCGCGCCCGCGCCGCCTCCGGGATCGGCAGGCCGAGGACGAACTCGCGCAGCGCCCCGGCGTCGATGCGCCGCCCGCGCGTCAGCTCCTTGAGCCGCTCGTAGGGGCGGTCGACGCCGTGACGGCGCATCACGGTCTGGATCGCCTCGGCGAGCACCTCCCAGGCCTGGGCGAGGTCGGCCTCGAGCCGCTCCGGGTCGGCCTCGAGCTTGCCGAGCCCGCGCAGGCAGGCGCGGTAGGCGAGCAGCGAGTGGCCCACCACGACCCCGAGGTTGCGCAGCGCCGTGGAGTCGGTCAGGTCGCGCTGCCAGCGCGAGACCGGCAGCTTGCGCGCGAGGTGGTCGGCGAGGGCGTTGGCGATGCCCAGGTTGCCCTCGGCGTTCTCGAAGTCGATGGGGTTGACCTTGTGCGGCATGGTGGAGGAGCCCACCTCGCCGGCGACCACGCGCTGGCGGAAGTAGCCGAGGGCGATGTAGCCCCAGAGGTCGCGGCAGAGGTCCACCAGCACGGTGTTGAAGCGGGCGAGGGCGTCCAGGTACTCGGCGATCCAGTCGTGGGGCTCGATCTGGGTGGTGTAGGGGTTCCACTCGAGGCCGAGGCCGGCGACGAAGCCCTCGGCGAGACGCGGCCAGTCCACCTCGGGGTAGGCCGCGACGTGGGCGTTGTAGTTGCCGACGGCGCCGTTGATCTTGCCCAGCACCGGCACCGCGGCGAGCTGGGCGCGCTGGCGGCGCAGGCGGTGGACGAAGTTGGCGAGCTCCTTGCCCAGGGTCGTGGGCGAGGCGGGCTGGCCGTGGGTGCGCGAGAGCATGGGCTGCTCGGCGAGGGCGTGGGCGAGCTCGCGCAGGGCGGCGATGAGCTCGTCCATGGCCGGCAGCAGGGCCTGGCTTCGGGCCTCGCGCAGGATGAGGGCGTAGGCGAGGTTGTTGACGTCCTCGGAGGTGCAGGCGAAGTGGACGAACTCGGCGATGCGGGCGAGCTCGTCGTTGCCGGCGATGCGCTCCTTGATGAAGTACTCCACCGCCTTGACGTCGTGGTTGATGCTCGCCTCGATGTTCTTGACCCGGCGGCCGTCGTCCTCGGTGAAGCCGAGGGCGAGGCGCTCGAGCAGCTCCCGGGCGTGGGCCGAGAGCGGGGGCACCTCGGCGATGGCCGGTTCGGCGGCGAGGGCCTGGAGCCAGCGCACCTCCACGAGGACGCGGTGGCGGATGAGGCCGTACTCGCTGAACAGGGGCCGCAGCTCCTCGGTGGCGGCGGCATAGCGGCCGTCCACCGGCGAGAGGGCGGTGAGGCTGGCGCGGTCCATGGCTCCTCCCGGGACTGCCCGCACGGGCTTGATCGAAGGGCGCAACATGATACAACAGCGCTCCCGCCGGGGATTCGCCATAACTTGGCATAAAGCACGATTAACTTATAATTATGCCCGCGCCGCCGCCGGGCGGCGCCCGGTCGCCATCGTAGGGAGGTCTGGACGGTGCTCGAAGCCTACCGCAAGCATGTCGAGGAGCGCGCCGAGCAGGGCGTGCCGCCGCTGCCCCTGGATGCCGCGCAGGTCCGCGCCCTGACGGAGCTGCTCTGCGACCCGCCGGCGGGCGAGGAGGCCTTCCTCCTGGATCTGCTCACGCAGCGGGTGCCGCCCGGCGTGGACGAGGCCGCCCGGGTCAAGGCCGAGTTCCTCGCCGCGGTGGCGCGGGGCGAGCGCACCTGCCCGGTGATCTCGCGCGAGCGGGCGGTGGAGCTGCTGGGCACCATGCTGGGCGGCTACAACATCGAGCCGCTGGTGGCGCTGCTGGACGATGCTTTGCTTGGCGAGGCCGCGGCGCGCGCCCTCAAGGGGACGCTGCTGGTCTTCGACGCCTTCGATGCGGTGGCGGCGAAGGCGGCGGACAACCCGCACGCCGAGGCGGTGATCCGCGCCTGGGCGGAGGCCGAGTGGTTCACCTCGCGCCCGCCGGTGCCGGAGCGGATCACGGTGACGGTGTTCAAGGTCCCGGGGGAGACCAACACCGACGACCTCTCGCCGGCCTCCGAGGCCTGGAGCCGGCCCGACATCCCGCTGCATGCGCAGTCGATGCTCATGAACCGCATGCCGGGGGCGCTGGAGACCATCGCCGGGCTGCGCGGCAAGGGCCATCCGGTGGCCTTCGTCGGCGATGTGGTGGGCACCGGCTCGTCGCGCAAGTCGGCCACCAACTCCCTGCTCTGGCACATCGGCGAGGACATCCCCTACGTGCCCAACAAGCGCCAGGGCGGGGTGGTGCTGGGCGGCAAGATCGCGCCCATCTTCTTCAACACCCTCGAGGACTCGGGGGCGCTGCCCATCGAGTGCGACGTCTCGGGGCTCGAGACCGGCGACGTGATCACGATCCTGCCCTACGCGGGCCGGATCGAGAACGAGGCCGGCGAGACCGTCGCCACCTTCGCCCTCAAGACCGAGGTGCTCCTGGACGAGGTGCGCGCCGGGGGGCGCATCCCGCTCATCATCGGCCGCAACCTCACGGCGCGGGCGCGCCGCCACCTGGGGCTGCCGGAGAGCGAGGTCTTCCGCAGGCCGCGCCAGCCCGCGGACACCGGCCGCGGCTACACCCTGGCGCAGAAGATCGTGGGCCGGGCCTGCGGCGTGGAGGGGGTGCGTCCGGGCACCTACTGCGAGCCGCGCATGACCACGGTGGGCTCGCAGGACACCACCGGCCCCATGACCCGCGACGAGCTCAAGGAGCTCGCCTGCATGCG encodes:
- a CDS encoding NUDIX domain-containing protein encodes the protein MFRPRFRLGDVRVLARETCHDGFFRLDRLHLRHALFGGGESPPLMRELFVRGEAVAVLPYDPAADAVVLVEQFRVGALAHPAGPWLLEIVAGVFDHGESAEAVARREVREETGCEATALWPLGRFYTSPGASSERILLYLARVRAPAAGGVFGLAEEGEDIRSHVLPLAEALAGIEAGWIEASYSIIALQWLALHRTRVRAAWAEGG
- the purB gene encoding adenylosuccinate lyase, with product MDRASLTALSPVDGRYAAATEELRPLFSEYGLIRHRVLVEVRWLQALAAEPAIAEVPPLSAHARELLERLALGFTEDDGRRVKNIEASINHDVKAVEYFIKERIAGNDELARIAEFVHFACTSEDVNNLAYALILREARSQALLPAMDELIAALRELAHALAEQPMLSRTHGQPASPTTLGKELANFVHRLRRQRAQLAAVPVLGKINGAVGNYNAHVAAYPEVDWPRLAEGFVAGLGLEWNPYTTQIEPHDWIAEYLDALARFNTVLVDLCRDLWGYIALGYFRQRVVAGEVGSSTMPHKVNPIDFENAEGNLGIANALADHLARKLPVSRWQRDLTDSTALRNLGVVVGHSLLAYRACLRGLGKLEADPERLEADLAQAWEVLAEAIQTVMRRHGVDRPYERLKELTRGRRIDAGALREFVLGLPIPEAARARLLALTPRDYVGLAAEQARAV
- a CDS encoding prephenate dehydrogenase/arogenate dehydrogenase family protein, whose amino-acid sequence is MARRLAVLGVGLIGGSLARALRRAEAVGEIVGCGRDPAHLARAVELGVVDRAETDPAAAVAGADLVVLAVPLGAMRAVLAAAAPALAADAVVTDVGSAKASVIADARAVFGRIPRWFVPGHPIAGTERSGVEAAFAELFEDHRVLLTPVAETDPAAVERVRRMWEAAGAVVETMEVAHHDAVLAATSHLPHMLAYALVDALARLEGHEEIFRYAAGGFRDFTRIASSDPVMWHDICLANREALLGMLRRFQADLARLADAVEAGDGETLLATFRRAKAARDAHVLGRGGG
- the aroA gene encoding 3-phosphoshikimate 1-carboxyvinyltransferase, translated to MARIDYRVAPGGRLRGSVEVPGDKSVSHRVVMLGAIAEGTTEAEGFLEGEDALATVAAFRAMGVEIEGPREGCIRVHGVGLHGLRPPEGPLDLGNSGTSMRLLAGLLAAQPFDTVLTGDASLRRRPMRRVTQPLQLMGARIETTPEGTAPLVIRGRRRLAGIHYPMPVASAQVKSALLLAGLYAEGRTCVVEPAPTRDHTERMLAAFGAPVRFGDGTACVEGGARLRGRRVLVPGDLSSAAFLLVGATIAPGSELELRGVGVNPTRTGVLHILRAMGAEIEVLDPREAGGEPVADLRVRHAPLRGIEIPPEWVPLAIDEFPAVFVAAACAEGETVLRGAAELRVKESDRIAAMAEALQGVGIEARPLPDGIVVRGGRIRGGSVWSHGDHRVAMAMAVAALRAEGTVLVRDCAAVATSFPGFAELAARLGLGIETVVR